The segment AACAGCACTGCTCCACTGTTGTGGCCTCGAAAGGCTGCTATAATAATGGTATGCCACCAGATGTCACTGTGCTGAATGCTCCTAATGCCTTGTCTGCCCATCAAAATGAAAACAGACTTCAAAGGACACCTGAAATCTGAAGACCCGAGAGACTTCATTAATATAGAAGCAGAAATTAGAAAGAATTTAGAATGAATGCAGTGAAAAAGCAAGTGAACTGAAAATCAATGCAGACAGAGTAATATATGAATATCTTATATAAATGCATGAAGAAATGATACATCAATAAACCAGGACTAATAAACTAGCTAAGCACTGACTAAAGAAAACCTGAACTGTCTGAGGTGCTGGTGTTCTCCTTTGAGCCTGCACAGCAACTGCAGCATTACATCAAACATGGCGGACTTTTtatatcgttttttttttttcctcagtcgtGGGTGACTGCATCCGCTTCAGTCGGTGAAGCTGCATACCTTCCCAGATAAAGTTGCCTCTGACTCTTTGGATGAATTTGAACCACAATGTATCTCTGAATGGCTCCGCCAGCTGCACGTCGCAGGTCCGAAGACATTcatagtgatgggaagttcagCTCTTTACCGAGAGCCGGCtattttgactcggctcccaaagaagagccggctctttcgactcccgaacggctctttaccttataattgcctaattctatGCATTTATTCTCTGACAAACCCActcttacatttgtttatttcaattcaacttttttattgcacaaatttagcaataaacttcaaacaaatccacagaacagaaccaaactcaagctaacattaataatatcctcaattaaacttttttattggacaaatgacTATTGTCCAAACTTGCAATGACTGGACGCGCAAGGCTTTCATCTGCACGGCTCTGTTTGGGTCCCAATGGCCCATTTCCTCACGCAAACCCAAAACTagaacttccaagtccgaggaCTCCGGAGTGAGAATGGCGCCAAATCTGAACAACATTGTCGCAGCTTTTTACTTGTCCTtactgggtagtttttgtttttatagacCGGGTTACAGTACCTGTTTTTAAATCTTCTGTTGCACTCTAAATATAATCAGGTCTTGCTTTGGGTGGTCATCAAAGACGTGTTGGGAAAAATTGAGGTCCCACTCTCTCAAAATCCCGGGGAAGCATTTCAGAATGCCTCCTTTAATTCTAACCCTGAGAGTTTAGCACGCTTCCACACAACAGATAATTCTCTAAATATCGTTGACAATGGCTTTTCCTACCGATCTGCTGGGGCCAGTATCTCGTGGCTGTAAGTGATAATGCTGTAGCAAGCTCCAGTGTGGAATTAATATACCTTAAACCTTTGGAAGATACAAACATTCCTGTGGAGGATGTTTTTCTGGGAAAGGACCAGATGTGGGACGTCTACACAAAGGAAAGGGACTGAAATCGCCAAATTTACAACCACCTTAGGCCCAtgaaagcttttgggagtggattTAGCAACAGACATTTAACATTAACTTTAGAGATGCATTGACAACTTAaactgaacaaacaaagaaccctttttggagaaatgggagactaacccattccctatcttatctggaccaataaatcAAAGTTGACATTTTACCCTCATCCACCCAGATAAGAGAACCAGATGCCTAAATAGAACTGGAAATGACTTTACTTAGATTCACGTTCagccgaatcttaaaactgtattaaatgtgtttgatatctttgtacgcaagttctttcaggttctcagcGAAATCACGAGCTGCATTTTGGTTAGGACCTGgacatgtggtggaattgggtctgatcggcatgtttctctctggagttgtggctctagcaagttgcatatttgcagcagcacagtccttgggaaacTTAagcgcgatgtcagccatttgtctgtctccacgtggatatctacacggtctcttccaagagcctgacacgctaaggcatccaaaagtagcaagtcagccgctggttacgcttcccattgaccttgttatggagtcaaattaaccttcaattagtgcataatttaagtcaaacagaataatgtcagcatcattatgaggtataatgtatatatttattcatgtttgtttcaaagtaattaaatatacaatccattagtcaagcaaacttgattcgaataacagcggactattttaggaaactcctacgacaggtctggatcactcgtaaattctgttcgtacctgaaagaaaacgtaaaatacgaaaagatcgatgaatgcgcaaattctcctaaatcactcgtacgcacgacttaagaacaaatctgtgcgtaagaacggttcttgcatgaggcccattgtttgattcgctattcatatgtcacaactttacagatattcatctgaggtttgagactcataatcatcaactatgtcatgttatgtgtatttgatgtttttatatcATGAGTCTAtgatatatctttaatctgcatatcttaacaagttgtggtgttttcagaatcatcgAGACAAATGTTTTATGAGATTTTATCCAAAAATCTCTATAAACGTTAGAATCAGATCGctttacaaacacacactcaagcAGACGTCACAATagtttcaggcatatcattggctgaaagtgtaGCGTAAGCGTAACGCCCCGCCTCCGcgagtcaaaccacggaaccCGCGATGCAAAAAGCTCTTCCCTTTCAAACAAATGAGAGAGCAGAAAGAGTAAACCATGGAGTAAACCAACACAGCCATGAGCCAGAGAAACGAGACAGAAGATAATGGAATGAAGAAGAAGTCTTCAGAATGATGCGGAGAGAATGAACGATGCTGAAGATGATGAAAAGACTAAGACAGGATagaaagatgaggaagaagaacaTCCTAACAAagatagaaacagaatgaagtagtctaaagatacacgctttctgtgtttttgttcgtccctcgtcatccatgtctttttacgtcgcacgttttaaaggggaactccggggcatttgaagcgcatttccattgctagaggttgtcaaatactgatagtaggacacagacaggtgcaaatctgcgctacctgtgtggagatcgcgctgttcgcgcagcctgtcatgcgaggctaatacgtggtggctaggggcaagcgctaacccttccacgtaaaacaacaacttgcacactgcagaaacgtcacaccactttataaaccatccgacaataaagtcacaagccttaccatcaaaaccatatgcatggttctcacattactggcatggggacgttacaaaacaactttataaacagcatgtaactcaccggctggttgtacgctcgcgcatgtgaaagcccaaaagagtcaatggacgatactcccatatacaaaacaattatcttctctagaaaagctgcgttcaagtatttaaaacattacaacaatacatgcccagtaatatttcccttctttgaaggtggtgccctacatcCGAGATTAaataaggtttattgagacagtgagaacttctggtaaatccttatattttatCAAGTAACGCTACAACGCCCTTTAAACCATTACcctattttctttatttaagaCAAAGTGGCCATCCAAATGTACAGCTTTTATGAAGGATTCATGCATTGCTGAAAAACTGCAGTGACAACAACATGGATGTTCTGTATGTTAGTAATCAATGTACAGAAGGTCCATAGTGTAGCCATACCATAGGTCAACATTATCATGACTCATGTCAAAATGTAGTTGTGTCCCAGAATGCAACACCCCACCAACTATCGGAACTGAATCGAATGAATACTCTTCCTAGCATACAATATATTTGGCTGCTGTCTTTCCTAAATAGTCACACTGTTCTCTATTACTGTGGGGCTCAGGTAGGAATAGGCTACTTTAAGCTGATGGTTTCTTTCTGCAATTTCTTCACTTAGGTAGGACAGCTCTGCTTGAAATTCCTTAATCATCCGTTTAGGGTCAGGCTCATCGAATCGCTCTTCAGGGTAGGTACCCAAGGGAACCTGCCGTTATGTCAGAGACATTAAAGTCAGTATTTTAGTCAATGTacattttttcaatgaaaatttCAATGAGTCACAATCAATCTGctttatgtgtgtgttcatgAACACTGAACTGACCTCGTCAGAAAACCTTTCTGTGAGCATCCATGCCATTGCTGCAAAGATGACCGTGTCTCCAACATTTGGGAGGATGTCGAGAATCGTCTTTATGTTTGACTGCCCCTTAGTGGTTGGAGGAGGTTTGAGCAGTTGGAGAGAGCCATTGGGGATCCAGCTGTAGTCAAACTAAATGTCAGAACAACTTGAATTTTTAACTTGAACTATTTCATTTACAAGTTTATTTGAAATTTGGACATATTTTTGATCTCCCTGAATGTCAAAGCGTTATTCCCTTAtccaaaatatatattttattgccCCACCTGTCCATTATTGACAGCAGCATGTTGTACCGATACAGTGAAAATCACCACGGTGATGAACTTGACCATTTCCTGTGCAGTATTTAAGCATGCTGGAAACCCTGTTGGTAGAAATATCACTTAGTAAATCTGTAGCCGTAATTACCCACTGgggaatatatatatttatatatttattcagtTTAATTAGTACTgacttttgcttttgtttttttttacctgagaGTTTGTTTCCCAAGAAGCCATGTGTGAATATCTCAGTGATCCATTCCTGCAGCTCAGTGTCTTCACGCACATCACTGTGTGAAGGATAATAATACTCCACCACAGACCTCACAAAACTGATGAAAAACAACAATGCATTCAAATTGGTGTTCTGAAATAAttgtgttgatttaaaaatatgGTCAAATAATCCAGCATTGTTGTGGATTATTCTACATAATGGTCGTACAAAAATTCTAATTCAGATGAAGTTTTGTTGTTGCTTGAAAAATCTATCAGTTACAACTGTGGCAAAATATCTAAATTGTGAATGTAATCATCACCCGTTGATGATATTCCACAGCTTCAGACCATCATCTCTGTAGTAGAAGTTGGGGATCGACTCCAGTCCTCGCGCAGTGATGTTCTCCGGCAGACAGAGAGAGCTGTAGGTCATTTTAGACAGAGCCCTGCGCATGACCTCTTTCAGCCCCGCAATTCCAATTGTACTCTAGTGGTCATAAATCCAGACATAGTTATACGTATGTTTCTTGAATTTAAGATAATGAAAATACTTGTAATGAATGATGAAATGAAAATCTAGAATTGGTTTCAGTAGTGCTGAATTATCAGTGCGTGagtatatatactatatatatatatatatatatataatatatatacctCATTTAAAATCCCATCAGGTGCCAAAAGATATTGGCGGGCTATTATGTTTACTTGCAGAGTGTAGCGGAAGTGTGGGATCAGCAGCTGTACAAAGACAAATACAGACATTAAAATCAAATTTACTGTAACGTCAGATTAAGATAAACGTGGCCCACATCTGATATTTCAACAGCTCAGTGATGTCAGCTGATACCTTGTAGAGGGGATGGATTACAGGCAAGCAGCGGAGAGTGGCAACTGCAAAGACTTCTGCCAGATAGTGAGTGTTCATGAGGTGATGGACTGCCTCATATTCCAAAGCATCTGCACTTCTAAAATACAGCTTGGCCAGCAGCCAGTCTGTCTCTGGGTCACTGGGCAGAAAGATGGGATTCTGCTCAGAAGGTTGTTGATATAGCTGGAATGaaaagatatatttatagtctACACAAGTCTATTGAGTTCTGAAAACATAAATCATtgtgtggaggggggcgtggtgcatcaggtgcagaggagaggtggagaggtgggaagggctcagaggacagtgggaggggagatgattggtacacctgtacatggtcggctaatcattctctcctttatcagtagcgtgctggtccaggcggagagaggagatgagagatcgagaaccagagccagagaacGGAGAACGGAGAAGGAGAAGacgagcagagcagagcagagcagagaagcGGGTGATCGTCTTCTACCGTTCGGGCTGAGAACCTCGATCgtgagagaaaaataaataaaagtattgtGAACCAGACACAGGCTCTGCGTGTGTGTTGGGTGAACCCACGGTGGCAAACATACTTGCCACACTGGCGCCCAACTGATCCTGACACAGGATGACAGAGCCGGAACAACCCGTGACCGCATTGGCAGGAATGCTCACGGAAATCGCGAGGATGAGCCAGGACCAAGCCGCCGCGAGCAGACAACACCTGGCAGCACTGCACACTCAGGCGGAGAAGCAGACGCCGCTGCTGGAGGCGATGTTGTCCCGGGTAGGGGCAAGCACACCGGGCCCCTCACTCGCAGGAATGACTGTGCACAAGATGACAGCTGAGGACGACGCACAGTCATTCCTGGACATGTTCGAGGCAACAGCAACGGCGTGTGGCTGGCCCACGGCGGAGTGGGCGGTGCGGCTGCTGCCACTGCTGTCAGGGGAGGCGCAGACGGCGGCGCTCTGCCTGCCAGCCTCCAGCCGAGGGCGGTACCGGGACGTGAGGCGGGCTGTCCTGGATCGCCTCGGCTTCTCCATGGAGGACCACCGGCGGAGGTTCCGGGAGACAAAGCTGGGGCCCAACGACCGCCCTTTCGTATACGCCCAACAGCTGAAAGACGCCGCAACCAGGTGGCTGCAGCCGGGGGGGTCGGCGGGGGAGGAGCTGatgcaggagacggtggtcatGGAGCAGTTCACAGAGGGGCTCCCGAGCGGCACCTCGGCCTGGGTGCGGTGCCATCGCCCGGCGGACCTGACGATGGCCATCACGCTGGC is part of the Odontesthes bonariensis isolate fOdoBon6 chromosome 24, fOdoBon6.hap1, whole genome shotgun sequence genome and harbors:
- the LOC142374830 gene encoding polyunsaturated fatty acid lipoxygenase ALOX15B-like — protein: MKGFEEEHALLIEHRKKELELRKNTYLWAVNDDKLPHNSHFKDVSEMQAELRFSASRSDEHLYTKRTIGVELMFKGLAGSNERWEDIEDMKRIFWFKKTEMSEYVSEHWKEDDFFGFQFLNGVNPNVIERCSKLPPNFPVTEEMVKPFLRDGSTLKTEMEKGNIFLCDQKIMDGIPAWMKDGNSVHMTAGLCLFYMNPESKLMPIAIQLYQQPSEQNPIFLPSDPETDWLLAKLYFRSADALEYEAVHHLMNTHYLAEVFAVATLRCLPVIHPLYKLLIPHFRYTLQVNIIARQYLLAPDGILNESTIGIAGLKEVMRRALSKMTYSSLCLPENITARGLESIPNFYYRDDGLKLWNIINGFVRSVVEYYYPSHSDVREDTELQEWITEIFTHGFLGNKLSGFPACLNTAQEMVKFITVVIFTVSVQHAAVNNGQFDYSWIPNGSLQLLKPPPTTKGQSNIKTILDILPNVGDTVIFAAMAWMLTERFSDEVPLGTYPEERFDEPDPKRMIKEFQAELSYLSEEIAERNHQLKVAYSYLSPTVIENSVTI